The Stenotrophomonas rhizophila genome has a window encoding:
- a CDS encoding MFS transporter, which translates to MHPASPAPRMHWGLLVAASAILMVTMGVRQTSGLYVDPIHRSTGVSIVEISFALAIGQFVWGAVQPVFGAVADQRGAWPVLLGGTLILVAGLLLAPLLTSPLGLSFTLGLLMAAGAGAGSFSVLIGATAHRLPAEKRSFAAGLINAGGSLGQFVFAPLVQWVISSAGWARAMWVMAAAALLSLPLAWPLRRRASDHAAAGAADDDGLRAQLHVAARDRSYWYLHLGFFTCGLHIAFLVTHLPGEIALCGLSPTVASTSIALIGLFNIAGSLLVGALGQRYRMKYLLFWMYASRAVMIGAYLLAPPTALTFYVFSAALGFTWLATVPPTAGLVGKLFGPRYLGTLFGLTLLSHQLGGFFGAWLGGLALAHSGNYLWMWYADMALAALAAVINLPIREARYGCHAVPGTR; encoded by the coding sequence ATGCATCCAGCGTCCCCCGCCCCGCGCATGCATTGGGGGCTGCTTGTGGCGGCCTCGGCGATCCTGATGGTGACCATGGGCGTGCGGCAGACGTCGGGGCTGTACGTGGACCCGATCCACCGCAGCACCGGGGTGAGCATTGTCGAGATCAGCTTCGCGCTCGCAATCGGGCAGTTCGTCTGGGGCGCGGTGCAGCCGGTGTTTGGCGCGGTGGCCGACCAGCGCGGGGCATGGCCGGTACTGTTGGGCGGCACGCTGATCCTGGTGGCCGGCCTGCTGTTGGCGCCGCTGCTGACCAGCCCACTCGGGCTGAGCTTCACCTTGGGCCTGTTGATGGCCGCCGGTGCCGGTGCGGGCAGCTTCTCGGTATTGATCGGCGCCACCGCGCATCGGCTCCCCGCTGAAAAACGCTCCTTCGCCGCCGGCCTGATCAACGCCGGCGGTTCGCTCGGCCAGTTCGTGTTCGCCCCGCTGGTGCAGTGGGTGATCAGCAGCGCCGGCTGGGCGCGGGCGATGTGGGTGATGGCGGCCGCCGCGCTGCTGTCGCTGCCGCTGGCCTGGCCGCTGCGGCGACGTGCCAGTGACCATGCCGCGGCCGGCGCCGCCGATGACGATGGCCTGCGCGCACAACTGCACGTGGCCGCGCGCGACCGCAGCTATTGGTACCTGCACCTGGGCTTTTTCACCTGCGGGCTGCACATCGCCTTCCTGGTCACCCACCTGCCCGGCGAAATCGCGCTGTGCGGGCTGTCGCCGACGGTCGCGTCCACCTCCATCGCCCTGATCGGGCTGTTCAACATCGCCGGCAGCCTGCTGGTGGGCGCACTCGGCCAGCGCTACCGCATGAAGTACCTGCTGTTCTGGATGTACGCCAGCCGCGCGGTCATGATCGGCGCCTACCTGCTGGCCCCGCCCACCGCGCTCACCTTCTATGTGTTCTCCGCCGCGCTGGGCTTCACCTGGCTGGCCACGGTGCCGCCCACCGCCGGCCTGGTCGGCAAGCTGTTCGGTCCGCGTTACCTGGGCACGTTGTTCGGCCTGACCCTCCTCTCGCACCAGCTCGGCGGCTTCTTCGGCGCGTGGCTGGGCGGGTTGGCGCTGGCCCATTCCGGCAACTACCTGTGGATGTGGTACGCCGACATGGCCCTGGCCGCGCTGGCAGCGGTGATCAACCTGCCGATCCGCGAAGCGCGCTACGGGTGCCATGCGGTTCCGGGCACGCGCTGA